From one Rosa rugosa chromosome 4, drRosRugo1.1, whole genome shotgun sequence genomic stretch:
- the LOC133743767 gene encoding UDP-rhamnose/UDP-galactose transporter 3-like, protein MDVSQKKSSAAVSDVGAWAMNVISSVGIIMANKQLMSNAGYAFSFATTLTGFHFSVTALVGLVSNASGYSASKHVPFWELLWFSIVANVSITAMNFSLMLNSVGFYQISKLSMIPVVCVMEWILNNKQYSKEVKMSVVVVVIGVGVCTVTDVKVNLKGFICACLAVLSTSFQQISIGSLQKKHSVGSFELLSKTAPIQATSLLILGPFIDYILSGTFITDYKMSSGAIAFILLSCTLAVFCNISQYLCIGRFSAVSFQVLGHMKTVCVLTLGWLLFDSELTFKNIMGMILAVVGMVIYSWAVEAEKQSGKPVSHSKTSMTEEEIELLKAGLDTTTVKDVEHGATKV, encoded by the exons ATGGACGTCAGCCAGAAGAAATCGTCGGCGGCAGTTTCCGATGTGGGAGCGTGGGCCATGAACGTCATCAGTTCCGTCGGGATTATCATGGCCAACAAGCAGCTCATGTCCAACGCCGGCTATGCTTTCTCTTTCG CCACCACTTTAACTGGGTTCCATTTTTCTGTAACTGCACTCGTTGGCCTCGTCTCCAATGCTAGCGGTTATTCTGCCTCCAAGCATGTTCCCTTTTGGGAGCTTCTTTGGTTCTCCATCGTTGCCAATGTCTCCATCACCGCCATGAACTTCAGCCTCATGCTTAACTCTGTCGGCTTTTACCAG ATTTCGAAGTTGAGCATGATTCCCGTGGTTTGTGTGATGGAATGGATTCTTAACAACAAGCAGTATTCCAAGGAGGTTAAAATGTCTGTTGTGGTTGTGGTTATAGGTGTTGGTGTTTGTACCGTGACTGATGTGAAAGTTAACCTCAAAGGCTTCATATGCGCCTGCCTAGCAGTTTTGTCCACTTCTTTCCAGCAAATt TCTATTGGGTCTCTTCAAAAGAAACATTCAGTTGGATCCTTTGAATTGCTGAGTAAGACTGCTCCAATTCAAGCCACTTCTCTACTTATTCTCGGCCCATTCATTGATTACATCCTTAGTGGTACATTCATAACAGACTATAAGATGTCTTCTGGTGCCATT GCATTCATTCTTCTTTCGTGCACCTTAGCTGTGTTTTGCAATATTAGCCAGTACCTCTGTATTGGACGTTTCTCTGCTGTTTCATTCCAGGTTTTAGGTCACATGAAAACAGTATGTGTCCTCACATTAGGGTGGCTTCTCTTTGATTCAGAGCTCACTTTCAAGAACATTATGGGGATGATTCTTGCAGTCGTTGGCATGGTGATTTATAGTTGGGCTGTCGAGGCAGAAAAACAGTCTGGCAAACCCGTGTCCCATTCAAAAACCAGCATGACAGAAGAGGAAATTGAACTTTTGAAGGCAGGACTGGATACCACTACTGTGAAGGATGTTGAACATGGAGCAACTAAAGTTTAG
- the LOC133744600 gene encoding uncharacterized protein LOC133744600 — MMMSSIVKKLLFCGAKGFPSISDSDDSRVVPMTQAGQVRVCVGRDIDLMCKFEMEANYLNHPLFQSLLELSAEQEFSYSYDGALRIACDVDLFHYLLHLFETSNPSAHYMELSDLISKFYASAIYN, encoded by the coding sequence ATGATGATGAGTAGCATTGTGAAGAAGCTCTTGTTCTGTGGAGCAAAAGGGTTTCCCTCCATTTCAGACTCAGACGACTCTCGAGTAGTGCCTATGACACAAGCCGGTCAAGTCCGTGTGTGTGTTGGAAGAGACATTGATCTGATGTGCAAGTTTGAGATGGAAGCCAATTACCTAAACCACCCACTCTTCCAGAGTCTACTGGAGCTCTCCGCCGAGCAAGAGTTCAGTTATTCCTACGATGGAGCCCTAAGAATAGCGTGTGATGTCGATCTGTTCCACTATCTTCTTCATCTCTTTGAAACCAGCAATCCCTCCGCCCATTACATGGAGCTTTCCGATCTCATTTCCAAGTTCTACGCTAGTGCTATCTACAATTAG
- the LOC133742833 gene encoding gamma-interferon-responsive lysosomal thiol protein-like, translating into MASALFFTCLITCSMFLLTIPCYVANQKVTLSLYYDSLSTSCATFIVKNLAKIFNDDLITILNLRLVPWGDAYANKSNNNTSFCQHRPDGCKLNFLEACAIDVMHDVNKHFALIYCIEFQAIDGRHKEWETCFSSLGLPKKPNLDCYNSSNATKVPYLILSTRIHDD; encoded by the exons ATGGCCTCTGCTCTATTCTTCACTTGTCTCATTACCTGTTCAATGTTCTTGCTTACTATTCCTTGTTATGTTGCTAATCAGAAAGTTACTCTCTCGCTTTACTATGACTCTTTGAGCACATCTTGTGCTACCTTCATCGTCAAGAATCTTGCTAAGATTTTCAATGATGATCTCATCACCATTCTCAATCTCAGACTGGTTCCTTGGGGTGATGCATACGCCAACAAATCGAACAACAACACCTCTTTCTGTCAG CATAGGCCAGATGGGTGTAAGTTGAATTTTCTGGAAGCATGCGCTATCGATGTTATGCATGATGTG AACAAGCACTTTGCTTTGATTTACTGCATAGAATTTCAGGCCATAGACGGAAGGCACAAGGAGTGGGAAACTTGCTTCAGTTCATTGGGACTGCCTAAGAAACCCAATTTGGATTGCTACAACAGTTCAAATGCAACAAAGGTTCCATATTTAATCCTATCTACAAGGATTCATGATGATTAA
- the LOC133742832 gene encoding gamma-interferon-responsive lysosomal thiol protein-like, whose amino-acid sequence MGFTRLFFLLLVLNPSQSYAAENVSVTLYYETLCPYCADFIVNHLANIFQNGLISIVNLRMVPWGNAGLNSDGSFSCQHGTDECVINTIEACTITIYPNVNRHFTFIHCVERLTLQNKHSKWADCFEMSNLGTVPIDCYNSGYGNQIETKYAKETAQLNPPHRFVPWLVVNNKPLAEDYGNFMAYICKAYKGKSPEACRSIRYKTESIGNEKSIPQVCLAEQRRNSTS is encoded by the exons ATGGGTTTTACCAgactcttcttcctccttttgGTCTTAAACCCATCTCAATCTTATGCTGCTGAGAATGTGAGTGTGACTCTCTACTACGAGACTCTGTGTCCATACTGTGCCGATTTCATAGTGAACCATTTGGCCAACATCTTCCAGAATGGGCTCATCTCCATCGTCAATCTCAGAATGGTCCCTTGGGGCAACGCTGGGCTCAATTCCGACGGCTCCTTCTCCTGCCAG CATGGAACAGATGAATGCGTGATCAACACAATTGAGGCCTGCACCATCACCATCTATCCTAATGTG AATCGCCATTTTACATTCATCCACTGCGTTGAGAGGCTCACGTTGCAGAACAAACACAGTAAATGGGCCGATTGCTTTGAAATGTCGAACTTGGGGACTGTACCTATCGATTGCTACAACAGTGGATATGGCAATCAG ATTGAAACAAAATATGCAAAGGAAACTGCTCAGCTTAATCCACCACATAGATTTGTGCCGTGGCTGGTTGTCAATAATAAACCACTTGCAGAG GACTACGGAAATTTTATGGCCTATATCTGTAAGGCATACAAAGGAAAATCGCCAGAAGCTTGCAGATCCATTCGCTACAAGACTGAATCaattggaaatgaaaaatcgATTCCTCAAGTTTGCCTAGCAGAACAACGAAGAAACTCTACATCTTAA
- the LOC133742831 gene encoding UDP-rhamnose/UDP-galactose transporter 3-like isoform X1, translating into MMNKCGFCVWCFFSATTLTGFHFSVTALVGLISNASGYSASKHVPFWELLWFSIVANVSITAMNFSLMLNCVGFYQLSMIPVVCEMEWILNNKQYSKEVKMSVVVVVIGVGVCTVTDVKVNLKGFICACLAVLSTSFQQISIGSLQKKHSVGSFELLSKTAPIQAISLLILGPFIDYILSGTFITDYKMSSGAIAFILLSCTLAVFCNISQYLCIGRFSAVSFQVLGHMKTVCVLTLGWLLFDSELTFKNIMGMILAVVGMVIYSWAVEAEKQSGKPVSHSKTSMTEEEIELLKAGLDTTTVKDVEHGATKV; encoded by the exons ATGATGAATAAGTGTGGTTTTTGTGTTTGGTGTTTTTTTTCAGCCACCACTTTAACTGGGTTCCATTTTTCTGTAACTGCACTCGTTGGCCTCATCTCCAATGCTAGCGGTTATTCTGCCTCCAAGCATGTTCCCTTTTGGGAGCTTCTTTGGTTCTCCATCGTTGCCAATGTCTCCATCACCGCCATGAACTTCAGCCTCATGCTCAACTGTGTCGGCTTTTACCAG TTGAGCATGATTCCCGTGGTTTGTGAGATGGAATGGATTCTTAACAACAAGCAGTATTCCAAGGAGGTTAAAATGTCTGTTGTGGTTGTGGTTATAGGTGTTGGTGTTTGTACCGTGACTGATGTAAAAGTTAACCTCAAAGGCTTCATATGCGCCTGCCTAGCAGTTTTGTCCACTTCTTTCCAGCAAATT TCTATTGGGTCTCTTCAAAAGAAACATTCAGTTGGATCCTTTGAATTGCTGAGTAAGACTGCTCCAATTCAAGCCATTTCTCTACTCATTCTCGGCCCATTCATTGATTACATCCTTAGTGGTACATTCATAACAGACTATAAGATGTCTTCTGGTGCCATT GCATTCATTCTTCTTTCGTGCACCTTGGCTGTGTTTTGCAATATTAGCCAGTACCTCTGTATTGGACGTTTCTCTGCTGTTTCATTCCAGGTTTTAGGTCACATGAAAACAGTATGTGTCCTCACATTAGGGTGGCTTCTCTTTGATTCAGAGCTCACTTTCAAGAACATTATGGGGATGATTCTTGCAGTCGTTGGCATGGTGATTTATAGTTGGGCTGTCGAGGCAGAAAAGCAGTCTGGCAAACCCGTGTCCCATTCAAAAACCAGCATGACAGAAGAGGAAATTGAACTTTTGAAGGCAGGACTGGATACCACTACTGTGAAGGATGTTGAACATGGAGCAACTAAAGTTTAG
- the LOC133742831 gene encoding UDP-rhamnose/UDP-galactose transporter 1-like isoform X2, with translation MNFSLMLNCVGFYQLSMIPVVCEMEWILNNKQYSKEVKMSVVVVVIGVGVCTVTDVKVNLKGFICACLAVLSTSFQQISIGSLQKKHSVGSFELLSKTAPIQAISLLILGPFIDYILSGTFITDYKMSSGAIAFILLSCTLAVFCNISQYLCIGRFSAVSFQVLGHMKTVCVLTLGWLLFDSELTFKNIMGMILAVVGMVIYSWAVEAEKQSGKPVSHSKTSMTEEEIELLKAGLDTTTVKDVEHGATKV, from the exons ATGAACTTCAGCCTCATGCTCAACTGTGTCGGCTTTTACCAG TTGAGCATGATTCCCGTGGTTTGTGAGATGGAATGGATTCTTAACAACAAGCAGTATTCCAAGGAGGTTAAAATGTCTGTTGTGGTTGTGGTTATAGGTGTTGGTGTTTGTACCGTGACTGATGTAAAAGTTAACCTCAAAGGCTTCATATGCGCCTGCCTAGCAGTTTTGTCCACTTCTTTCCAGCAAATT TCTATTGGGTCTCTTCAAAAGAAACATTCAGTTGGATCCTTTGAATTGCTGAGTAAGACTGCTCCAATTCAAGCCATTTCTCTACTCATTCTCGGCCCATTCATTGATTACATCCTTAGTGGTACATTCATAACAGACTATAAGATGTCTTCTGGTGCCATT GCATTCATTCTTCTTTCGTGCACCTTGGCTGTGTTTTGCAATATTAGCCAGTACCTCTGTATTGGACGTTTCTCTGCTGTTTCATTCCAGGTTTTAGGTCACATGAAAACAGTATGTGTCCTCACATTAGGGTGGCTTCTCTTTGATTCAGAGCTCACTTTCAAGAACATTATGGGGATGATTCTTGCAGTCGTTGGCATGGTGATTTATAGTTGGGCTGTCGAGGCAGAAAAGCAGTCTGGCAAACCCGTGTCCCATTCAAAAACCAGCATGACAGAAGAGGAAATTGAACTTTTGAAGGCAGGACTGGATACCACTACTGTGAAGGATGTTGAACATGGAGCAACTAAAGTTTAG
- the LOC133744601 gene encoding gamma-interferon-responsive lysosomal thiol protein-like, translating to MASTLFFTCLITCSVFLLTIPCYVANQKVTLSLYYDSLSTSCATLIIVKNLAKIFDDDLITILNLILVPWGDAYANKSNNSTAFCQHRPDGCKLNFLEACAIDVMHDVVR from the exons ATGGCCTCTACTCTATTCTTCACTTGTCTCATTACCTGTTCAGTGTTCTTGCTTACTATTCCTTGTTATGTTGCTAATCAAAAAGTTACTCTCTCGCTTTACTATGACTCTTTGAGCACATCTTGTGCTACCTTGATCATCGTCAAGAATCTTGCTAAGATTTTCGACGATGATCTCATCACCATTCTCAATCTCATATTGGTTCCTTGGGGTGATGCATACGCCAACAAATCGAACAACAGCACCGCTTTCTGTCAG CATAGGCCAGATGGGTGCAAGTTGAATTTTCTGGAAGCATGCGCTATCGATGTTATGCATGATGTAGTGAGATAA